The following are encoded in a window of Limibacter armeniacum genomic DNA:
- a CDS encoding SDR family NAD(P)-dependent oxidoreductase → METKIITIVGMGQGIGLGIARRFGKEGFVVVMVARNEAKLKLCKESLEEEGITSHYFLADATNEASLLEAFELIHAQVGYAEILVYNAAALKMGNILHETTDTLVDDFKVNVCGALSAVKVVLPYMRERKEGKIFLTGGGFAIQPSHEFGSLSLGKAGIRSLNEQLYNALRDEGIHVASVTVCGMVNKKDPRYNPDSIAENYWTLYGQQKGDFEKEIIY, encoded by the coding sequence ATGGAAACGAAAATAATTACCATTGTAGGAATGGGGCAGGGGATAGGACTTGGCATTGCAAGGAGGTTCGGCAAAGAAGGTTTTGTAGTAGTGATGGTCGCCCGAAATGAAGCGAAGCTGAAACTTTGTAAAGAAAGCCTAGAAGAAGAGGGGATCACGAGTCATTATTTTTTGGCAGATGCTACAAATGAAGCGTCCTTGCTGGAAGCGTTTGAGTTGATACATGCACAAGTAGGTTATGCTGAAATTCTGGTTTACAATGCTGCGGCATTGAAGATGGGAAATATCTTGCATGAGACTACAGATACTTTGGTAGATGATTTCAAGGTAAATGTCTGTGGAGCGCTGAGTGCGGTTAAGGTTGTGCTGCCTTATATGAGGGAGCGCAAAGAAGGTAAGATTTTTTTGACAGGTGGTGGGTTTGCCATTCAACCTTCCCATGAGTTTGGCTCCCTGTCATTGGGGAAAGCAGGGATTAGAAGTTTAAATGAACAGCTCTACAATGCGCTTCGTGATGAGGGAATACATGTCGCTTCTGTGACGGTATGTGGCATGGTCAATAAAAAAGACCCACGTTATAATCCAGATTCAATAGCTGAAAATTACTGGACACTTTATGGTCAGCAGAAAGGTGATTTTGAAAAGGAAATAATTTACTGA
- a CDS encoding replication-associated recombination protein A, with protein sequence MKQPLSERVRPQQLEDIIGQKHLVGKDGVITRMVASKRLPSMILWGPPGVGKTTMAQILAKEMDRPFKTLSAISSGVKEVREVIQQAAHTYNTILFIDEIHRFNKSQQDALLGAVERGIITLIGATTENPSFEVNSALLSRCQVYTLKALTKEDCIDLIKQAIGKDTHLQKKQIELKETEALLNISGGDARKLLNLLDLIADSEGDEVMVTNDKVMQVAQQKTVIYDKSGESHYDIVSAFIKSIRGSDPNGAIYWLARMLEGGEDVKFIARRLIISASEDIGNANPTALVIANNCFTSVNTVGMPEARIILAQATTYLACSPKSNASYMAINEAMRLVKETGNLPVPMHLRNAPTKLMREQGYGKGYKYSHSYPGNFAPQEYLPNEISGTPFYNPGDNAREKHMREQLKQWWGNKYKY encoded by the coding sequence ATGAAACAACCTCTTTCAGAAAGGGTACGCCCTCAGCAATTAGAAGACATTATTGGTCAGAAACACCTTGTTGGAAAGGATGGAGTCATCACAAGAATGGTTGCCAGCAAAAGGCTTCCTTCCATGATACTTTGGGGACCTCCAGGCGTAGGCAAAACAACGATGGCACAAATTCTTGCCAAAGAAATGGACAGGCCATTCAAAACATTGAGTGCGATCAGTTCTGGCGTAAAAGAGGTAAGGGAGGTAATCCAGCAAGCTGCGCACACTTACAATACCATATTGTTTATCGACGAGATTCACCGTTTCAATAAGTCACAGCAAGATGCTCTGCTTGGAGCTGTAGAACGGGGCATCATTACGTTGATTGGCGCAACAACAGAAAACCCTTCTTTTGAGGTCAACTCCGCACTACTTTCAAGATGTCAGGTCTATACACTAAAAGCCTTGACAAAGGAAGATTGCATTGACCTGATAAAGCAAGCGATCGGCAAGGACACGCATCTCCAAAAAAAGCAGATTGAGCTAAAGGAAACGGAAGCACTGCTAAATATTTCAGGCGGAGATGCACGAAAGCTGTTAAACCTGCTGGACCTAATCGCTGATTCGGAAGGAGATGAAGTCATGGTCACCAACGACAAAGTGATGCAGGTTGCACAGCAGAAGACGGTGATATACGACAAGAGCGGCGAATCCCATTACGATATCGTCTCGGCATTTATCAAATCTATCAGGGGCAGTGATCCGAACGGTGCGATCTACTGGCTTGCCCGAATGCTGGAAGGAGGCGAAGACGTCAAGTTTATTGCTCGTAGGCTGATTATTTCTGCATCAGAAGATATAGGCAACGCCAACCCAACAGCTTTGGTCATTGCTAATAACTGCTTTACCTCCGTAAACACAGTCGGCATGCCTGAAGCTCGAATTATTTTGGCTCAAGCCACTACCTATCTGGCTTGTTCACCAAAAAGCAATGCCTCCTATATGGCCATCAACGAAGCGATGAGACTGGTAAAAGAAACTGGCAACCTGCCCGTTCCGATGCACCTTCGCAATGCGCCAACAAAATTAATGAGGGAACAGGGCTACGGCAAAGGTTATAAGTACTCACACAGTTACCCTGGCAACTTTGCTCCACAGGAGTACTTGCCGAATGAAATTAGCGGAACTCCTTTCTATAATCCTGGAGACAACGCACGCGAAAAACATATGAGAGAGCAATTGAAACAGTGGTGGGGAAATAAATATAAATACTAA
- a CDS encoding YeaH/YhbH family protein: protein MAIFRDFSSQKRDRSASDRQRHKELVKKKIKEGIADIIAEEAIIGKNKNKVIKVPIKGIKEYRFIYGKNSKGAAQGTGNEEKGQVIQDGRGQPGQGVGQAGNRPGEDIYETEITIEEAVNMMFEDMELPDLDRKKYFQTEAETYRKYLGYQKKGVRARLSKRKTMKNRLKRKKILGSNLQEGESFPFHNDDLVYKRLVVDIQEHSNAVVFCLMDTSASMDQIKKYLARSFYFLLYSFLKNRYRNTEIVFVAHHTEAKEVTENEFFHKVESGGTMISSGYKKVLEIIEQRYNPAIWNIYAFHCSDGDNFSSDNRAAVEYAKQLTEVCNLFGYGEIKPNTSYSWSSMIDEFRKIEAENFISLKIRNKENIWPALKKFLTLDHSNSLLED, encoded by the coding sequence ATGGCTATATTTAGAGATTTCAGCAGTCAAAAAAGGGACAGGTCGGCTTCAGACAGGCAACGCCATAAGGAGCTTGTGAAGAAGAAGATCAAGGAAGGTATTGCTGATATAATTGCGGAGGAGGCCATAATTGGCAAAAATAAGAACAAGGTAATCAAGGTACCTATCAAAGGCATCAAAGAGTACCGTTTTATATATGGCAAAAACAGTAAAGGAGCGGCACAAGGAACTGGCAACGAAGAAAAAGGACAGGTAATTCAGGATGGAAGAGGACAGCCCGGACAGGGAGTCGGACAGGCTGGCAACAGACCCGGTGAAGATATTTACGAAACAGAAATCACAATTGAGGAAGCGGTAAACATGATGTTTGAAGACATGGAGCTTCCTGATCTTGACCGTAAAAAATACTTTCAGACTGAAGCCGAAACATACCGTAAATACCTTGGCTATCAGAAGAAAGGGGTACGTGCCCGTCTATCCAAAAGGAAGACCATGAAAAACCGCCTGAAAAGGAAAAAGATTTTAGGCAGCAACCTTCAGGAGGGTGAAAGTTTTCCTTTCCATAATGATGACCTTGTGTACAAGCGTCTAGTTGTGGACATCCAAGAACATTCCAATGCTGTTGTATTCTGCTTGATGGATACTAGTGCCTCAATGGATCAGATCAAGAAATACTTGGCAAGAAGCTTCTACTTCCTGCTTTACTCCTTCTTAAAAAACCGTTACCGCAATACAGAAATTGTGTTTGTAGCACACCATACAGAGGCTAAGGAAGTGACAGAAAACGAGTTCTTCCACAAGGTGGAGTCTGGAGGTACCATGATTTCTTCAGGATACAAAAAAGTGCTTGAAATAATTGAGCAGCGGTATAATCCTGCTATCTGGAACATCTACGCTTTCCATTGCTCTGATGGAGACAACTTTAGCAGTGATAACCGCGCGGCTGTCGAATATGCAAAACAACTGACAGAAGTTTGTAACCTGTTCGGTTATGGTGAGATCAAGCCTAACACCAGTTATTCATGGTCTAGTATGATTGATGAGTTCAGGAAGATCGAGGCTGAGAACTTTATCAGCCTAAAAATCAGAAACAAGGAAAACATCTGGCCTGCACTTAAAAAATTCCTGACCCTTGACCATAGCAATAGTCTGCTAGAGGATTAA
- a CDS encoding SpoVR family protein, whose product MDWTISELDKWNDKIEELAQKLGLDYFPQEFEVCDYHDMLGYQSYVGMPSRYPHWSFGKSFEKQRTMYKHGVGGLAYEMVINTNPCLAYLMIDNPLSMQVLTMAHVYGHNDFFKNNINFSHTRPEFALEMFKRHAERVRSYVEMPSIGYSRVENILDAAHSISFHTDRNLRVKRLTEEEQKDEYYRNLNRSPDPWSHLKSKDFRHEQEFMPEPTEDLLGFIADNNKRLEPWEKDLLNIVKEETLYFMPQMETKIMNEGWASFWHFTILNRLNLPANMHMDFIRAHNQVIRPHIGGLNPYHIGYCIFTKLAGSDGHTIEYDINQQIFDVRTIDRDVSFLRRFLTEDLARELHLFEYQQKGSRVTVSEVSDEEGWESVRDTLLKNIGMNGIPCIKVKDINSRTNTLQLIHSYDDRELELNYVRKTMEHVYNLWSRNPVTLDTTIDGRDVKCTYRDENFTVEEN is encoded by the coding sequence ATGGACTGGACAATTTCTGAACTTGACAAATGGAATGACAAGATTGAAGAGCTTGCCCAAAAACTTGGACTGGATTACTTCCCTCAAGAATTTGAGGTTTGCGATTACCACGACATGCTCGGGTACCAGTCCTATGTAGGTATGCCATCAAGGTATCCGCATTGGAGTTTTGGGAAATCATTTGAAAAGCAGCGTACGATGTACAAACACGGTGTAGGAGGTTTGGCTTATGAAATGGTCATCAATACCAACCCATGTCTGGCTTACCTGATGATCGACAACCCGCTTTCTATGCAGGTGCTGACCATGGCACACGTGTACGGACACAATGACTTCTTTAAAAACAATATCAACTTCTCTCATACAAGACCCGAATTCGCACTGGAAATGTTCAAGCGTCATGCTGAAAGGGTTCGGTCATATGTAGAGATGCCTAGTATTGGATATTCACGTGTCGAAAATATTCTGGATGCAGCACACTCTATTAGTTTCCACACAGATCGGAACCTCAGAGTCAAACGCTTAACCGAAGAGGAACAAAAAGATGAATACTACCGAAACCTTAACCGCTCTCCTGACCCTTGGTCTCACCTGAAAAGCAAAGACTTCAGACATGAGCAGGAGTTTATGCCTGAACCTACTGAAGACCTTCTTGGCTTTATAGCGGACAACAATAAGAGGCTTGAACCTTGGGAAAAAGACTTGCTCAATATTGTAAAGGAAGAAACCCTTTACTTTATGCCACAGATGGAAACCAAAATCATGAATGAGGGTTGGGCTAGTTTCTGGCACTTCACAATTCTGAATAGGTTAAACCTACCTGCCAATATGCATATGGATTTTATCCGTGCGCATAATCAGGTCATCAGACCTCATATTGGCGGCTTAAACCCTTACCATATTGGCTACTGCATTTTCACAAAACTGGCAGGCAGTGACGGTCACACAATTGAATATGATATCAACCAACAAATTTTCGATGTCAGAACAATTGACAGAGACGTTTCATTCCTAAGAAGATTCTTGACCGAAGACTTGGCAAGGGAACTCCACCTTTTTGAATACCAACAAAAAGGAAGCAGGGTTACGGTCAGTGAGGTTTCAGATGAAGAAGGATGGGAAAGTGTACGTGATACTTTGCTTAAAAATATCGGCATGAACGGTATCCCTTGCATCAAGGTTAAGGATATTAATTCTCGTACCAACACACTCCAGCTGATCCATAGTTATGATGACAGAGAGTTAGAACTAAACTATGTTCGTAAAACTATGGAACATGTCTATAACCTATGGAGCAGAAACCCTGTCACATTGGATACGACTATTGACGGAAGAGATGTGAAGTGTACTTATAGAGATGAAAATTTCACCGTAGAAGAGAATTAG
- a CDS encoding LacI family DNA-binding transcriptional regulator has translation MKKGQLTMQDIADKLGISKSTVSRALKDHPDISEKTKKAVMQLANELDFQPNSLALSLRHNRSNIIGVIVPEIVHHFFANVISGIQAVAYREGYNVMICLSNEDFDQEVKDAFALQTSRVDGILMSISKETTDFEHLKKIHRKGTPIVFFDRACDEMDVSKVISDDFGGAFSATQHLIEQGCKQVVHLAGPATLALSKSRKDGYLAALKENGIAPDDNLIVECPAGTMEDGEDKVNQLLASGLKIDGIFANNDIAAIGAMKAAKKHGLRIPEDIAVVGFSDWQIASIVDPALSSVAQPGYEMGRIAAEKLLKEINADEDEVVPSMTSTIRSELVVRDSSLRKK, from the coding sequence ATGAAGAAAGGACAATTGACGATGCAGGACATTGCTGACAAGCTCGGCATTTCCAAATCCACCGTCTCGAGAGCACTTAAAGATCATCCAGATATTAGCGAAAAAACGAAGAAGGCTGTTATGCAGCTGGCCAATGAACTGGACTTTCAACCAAATTCACTTGCCTTAAGTCTGAGACACAACCGCTCGAATATTATTGGCGTTATTGTTCCTGAAATTGTACATCATTTTTTTGCTAATGTGATTAGTGGCATACAGGCTGTAGCTTACCGTGAAGGATACAATGTCATGATCTGTCTTTCAAATGAAGATTTTGACCAGGAAGTGAAAGATGCTTTTGCCCTTCAGACAAGCCGTGTAGATGGAATCCTGATGTCAATCTCCAAAGAAACTACTGACTTCGAACACCTTAAAAAAATACACCGTAAAGGAACGCCAATTGTATTTTTTGACCGTGCTTGCGACGAAATGGATGTTAGCAAGGTTATATCTGATGATTTTGGAGGAGCATTCAGTGCCACACAACATTTGATTGAACAAGGTTGTAAACAGGTTGTACACCTTGCTGGCCCTGCTACATTAGCGCTGAGTAAAAGCAGAAAAGATGGGTACTTGGCTGCTTTGAAAGAAAATGGTATCGCTCCTGATGATAATTTGATTGTAGAGTGTCCTGCCGGAACAATGGAAGACGGTGAAGACAAAGTGAACCAACTGCTTGCAAGTGGACTCAAGATAGATGGCATCTTTGCTAATAACGACATAGCAGCTATTGGCGCTATGAAAGCTGCCAAAAAGCATGGTCTCCGAATTCCTGAAGACATTGCAGTCGTTGGTTTTAGTGATTGGCAAATTGCCTCAATTGTGGATCCGGCACTTTCATCAGTAGCACAACCAGGCTATGAAATGGGACGAATTGCTGCTGAAAAGCTACTTAAAGAAATCAATGCTGATGAAGATGAAGTGGTTCCATCTATGACCAGTACAATACGGTCAGAGTTGGTTGTAAGAGATTCTTCTCTCAGAAAAAAATAA
- a CDS encoding SusC/RagA family TonB-linked outer membrane protein, protein MNNYFKLHWLSLALVLLLTPVLAWAQERVVSGTISDEAGQPLPGVSVKVKGTTKGGITDFDGKFKLMLDANDNVLVFSYVGYLSKEIELGTQSTINLQLEIDAEQLEEVVVIGYGVQRKRDIAGSIAKVESAKLTDTPTPSFEQALQGKAAGVQIIQGSGMAGSGSVVRIRGVASVSAGGDPLYVVDGVPITQDNGSRIGFMNTNPLSTLNPNDIESVEVLKDAGSAGIYGSRGANGVILITTKRGKSGKPSINYNARVGVTSPTMMPEFMDSEDWIQMRQEAWENDGNVGPVWLPGGYSSAQSSVDERIVAINKAAAINTDWIDQMVRTGFNQEHNLSMTQGSDKFKSYVGVSYKDSKSYIEGSGFNRLTGRLNLDYAPSTFFKASLTSSFGRGLVKLVAAPWDYQWGAGLGGAMSGALPIYPIKTESGEYFVNGGNPTRVNDLLDWRTEELRSINNVNLTLTPIKNLTVQAMGGVDWSRLTEERYKPQALLGNVSHMGEAFQSPKTILNYTGTLTATYNLNLNDKHNFTFLVGTETQKALTQREGSTATDVNGAYYSSPDRGENFVETSFTDPDDEWAFFSYFGRINYTLNNRYIFQALARSDASSKFGANYRWGFFPSASAAWIVSEENFLQNNEIISLLKLRTSYGVTGNANIGSYKRFGTVSVEGDGSYGYGGFGNAIHPVRLDNPDLRWETLNNFDAGIELNFFEDRIQTEVAFYHKLSKDVIIETIPAGSSGQGENFLQNIGEIQNKGWEINLNTRNLVGEFKWSTNFNIAINENEVLDLGGLAPDQIAGGTNDTRVEVGQPVGSNFLVRYAGVDPADGLPIWIDKDGNETKTFSLDDRVFAGDVLPDFTGGLSNTFEYKGFDLDVLFTFSKGGNIYGNSDKRQGTFLSDWNVRKDVGDYWRQPGDDAKYPKPTLVGYPGVTDAWQFNSTMWLYDASFARLRNITLGYRFKPTQLAALRLQSARVYVTGTNLLTFTKYPGGDPEIARDFDNPADRNMSSNVTFLTAPQEKSIMFGLNVTF, encoded by the coding sequence ATGAATAACTACTTCAAGCTGCATTGGCTTTCATTAGCCCTTGTACTGCTACTTACTCCCGTATTAGCCTGGGCTCAGGAACGGGTTGTCAGCGGGACAATATCTGATGAGGCAGGACAGCCGCTGCCTGGTGTATCAGTAAAGGTAAAAGGAACAACCAAAGGTGGTATTACAGATTTTGATGGAAAGTTTAAGCTGATGCTGGATGCCAATGATAATGTATTGGTGTTTAGTTATGTTGGTTATCTGTCAAAAGAAATCGAATTAGGAACCCAATCAACCATAAACCTTCAGTTAGAAATAGATGCTGAGCAATTGGAAGAGGTAGTGGTAATTGGTTATGGTGTACAGCGAAAGCGAGACATCGCAGGTTCAATTGCTAAAGTAGAGTCTGCAAAACTGACAGATACACCAACCCCATCATTTGAGCAGGCATTGCAAGGTAAAGCAGCTGGTGTTCAGATTATCCAAGGTTCGGGTATGGCTGGTTCAGGTTCTGTTGTCAGAATTCGTGGTGTGGCCTCAGTTTCTGCGGGAGGTGATCCACTTTATGTTGTTGATGGTGTGCCTATTACCCAAGACAATGGATCAAGAATCGGTTTTATGAATACAAACCCACTCTCCACTCTTAACCCAAATGATATTGAGTCGGTGGAAGTGCTGAAAGATGCAGGTTCTGCAGGTATTTATGGTTCAAGAGGTGCTAACGGTGTAATTCTAATTACAACAAAGCGTGGTAAGTCAGGAAAGCCCTCCATTAATTACAATGCAAGAGTAGGGGTAACATCTCCTACGATGATGCCTGAGTTTATGGATTCAGAAGATTGGATTCAAATGAGACAAGAAGCTTGGGAGAATGATGGCAATGTAGGACCTGTATGGTTGCCAGGTGGTTACTCAAGTGCACAGTCATCTGTAGATGAAAGAATTGTAGCTATTAATAAAGCAGCTGCTATCAATACTGATTGGATAGATCAGATGGTAAGAACCGGATTTAATCAAGAGCATAACCTGTCCATGACACAGGGTTCTGACAAATTCAAGTCTTATGTAGGTGTATCTTATAAGGATAGTAAATCATATATAGAGGGTAGTGGGTTTAATCGTTTGACAGGTCGTTTGAACCTTGATTATGCTCCATCTACTTTTTTTAAGGCTTCTCTTACATCATCATTCGGGCGTGGTTTGGTAAAGCTGGTTGCGGCTCCTTGGGATTATCAGTGGGGAGCTGGTCTAGGTGGTGCAATGTCTGGTGCGCTTCCAATTTATCCTATCAAAACAGAGAGTGGTGAATATTTTGTCAATGGAGGAAACCCAACTAGGGTAAATGACCTTTTGGATTGGAGAACTGAAGAGCTTCGCTCCATCAATAATGTGAACCTTACGCTAACGCCAATTAAGAACCTGACTGTTCAGGCTATGGGTGGTGTTGATTGGAGTAGACTCACTGAAGAGCGTTATAAGCCACAAGCTTTATTGGGTAATGTAAGCCATATGGGGGAAGCATTCCAAAGCCCTAAAACAATTTTGAATTATACAGGGACGCTTACAGCAACGTATAACCTGAATCTCAACGATAAGCATAACTTCACATTCCTTGTAGGTACTGAAACACAAAAAGCACTTACTCAAAGAGAAGGTTCTACAGCTACTGATGTTAATGGCGCTTACTATTCTAGCCCTGATAGAGGAGAGAATTTTGTCGAAACATCATTCACAGACCCAGATGATGAGTGGGCATTCTTCAGTTATTTTGGCCGTATCAATTATACCCTCAACAACCGTTACATTTTCCAAGCATTAGCTCGTTCTGATGCATCTTCTAAGTTTGGTGCAAACTATAGATGGGGCTTCTTCCCTTCAGCTTCAGCTGCTTGGATTGTATCAGAAGAAAACTTCCTGCAAAATAATGAAATCATCAGCTTACTGAAGTTAAGAACATCTTACGGTGTAACAGGTAATGCTAACATTGGCTCTTACAAACGTTTCGGTACTGTAAGTGTTGAAGGTGATGGAAGTTATGGTTATGGTGGATTTGGTAATGCTATTCATCCAGTAAGATTGGATAACCCTGATTTGAGATGGGAAACACTGAACAACTTTGATGCAGGTATTGAACTTAACTTCTTTGAAGACCGAATTCAAACAGAGGTTGCTTTCTATCACAAGCTGTCAAAGGATGTAATTATTGAAACAATTCCAGCGGGATCCAGTGGCCAAGGTGAGAACTTCCTTCAGAATATTGGTGAAATTCAAAACAAGGGATGGGAAATTAACTTGAATACAAGAAACCTAGTTGGAGAATTCAAGTGGAGTACAAACTTCAATATTGCCATCAACGAAAACGAAGTACTTGACCTAGGAGGACTTGCTCCAGACCAGATTGCTGGTGGTACTAACGATACAAGGGTAGAAGTAGGACAACCTGTTGGTTCTAACTTTTTGGTTAGGTATGCTGGGGTAGATCCTGCAGATGGTTTGCCTATCTGGATTGATAAAGACGGTAATGAAACCAAAACATTCTCACTGGATGATAGGGTGTTTGCAGGAGATGTATTACCTGATTTCACCGGTGGTTTGAGCAATACTTTTGAATATAAAGGGTTTGATCTGGATGTCCTGTTTACGTTCAGTAAAGGAGGTAATATTTACGGTAACTCAGATAAGAGACAAGGTACATTCTTGTCAGACTGGAACGTAAGAAAAGATGTTGGAGATTACTGGAGACAACCTGGAGATGATGCAAAATACCCTAAACCTACATTAGTCGGCTATCCTGGAGTGACAGATGCTTGGCAGTTTAACTCAACCATGTGGTTGTACGATGCTTCTTTCGCTAGACTGAGAAACATCACTTTAGGTTACAGATTCAAACCTACACAGTTAGCGGCATTGAGATTACAGTCAGCTAGAGTATATGTAACAGGAACTAACCTGTTGACATTTACAAAGTATCCTGGAGGTGACCCTGAGATTGCAAGGGACTTTGATAACCCAGCAGACCGTAACATGTCGTCAAACGTGACATTCCTGACAGCTCCTCAGGAAAAGTCAATCATGTTTGGACTTAACGTAACATTCTAA
- a CDS encoding DUF5004 domain-containing protein, giving the protein MKKLSIYLLGLLLFIACTPDEFVALEEPFTTQRMEGMVGTWTVEAVTMTDLGIKDINDPEREQDLTSLLSTDKLVFVFNSDGTFEIKSAEGAEAPNFIGLTGGEWSFNEEEGDYPTMVILTQDGNQTLKLASMPRPGHDLAVAYDRVVGGTPILTYTYELTRN; this is encoded by the coding sequence ATGAAAAAACTTTCAATATATCTGTTAGGGTTACTTCTGTTTATTGCTTGTACCCCTGACGAATTTGTAGCACTGGAAGAACCATTCACTACTCAAAGAATGGAGGGAATGGTAGGCACATGGACAGTAGAAGCTGTGACAATGACAGATCTTGGAATAAAAGATATCAATGACCCAGAAAGGGAGCAGGATCTGACATCATTATTGTCAACGGACAAGCTTGTTTTTGTATTCAATAGCGATGGGACTTTTGAAATAAAGTCAGCAGAGGGTGCTGAGGCTCCTAATTTTATAGGTCTTACAGGTGGTGAATGGTCATTCAATGAAGAAGAAGGTGACTATCCTACTATGGTTATCCTTACGCAGGATGGTAATCAAACTCTGAAATTGGCTTCAATGCCAAGACCAGGACATGACTTGGCAGTAGCATACGATAGGGTAGTAGGTGGTACTCCTATCTTGACGTATACTTACGAGTTGACTAGAAACTAA
- a CDS encoding RagB/SusD family nutrient uptake outer membrane protein gives MNFKRYIVAMACAAVVLSGCDDYLEYTPNGNEVITEDAIVDEASVEMLLNGAYKELASGNFYGGRVQNIAELMGENIDGSSLTEGELGIYTFQSNIFDDYKNQVYAQPYTAIRRANLVLEYMSLVSEGKKTQFEAEARFIRAISLFEVSRLFGKPYVQSTADSDLSVPIRLDSDPKLAPVRATATEVYAQVIGDLEFAESNLPEVVSRFETDRYANKWSAKAYLARVYFQMNMFQEAFDYANDVISNSGKSLDMSDTYYMDRFTAEASVEELFGLVSMSAQNNNGGELSGKYRSDKNLPGFRISTNLYDLATAAETDKRAALYDDVTYPGFIVLTKFNEKDYVQVPLVHMTEMYLTRAEAAAELGGDKLVNAQQDLQVILDRAYGAAVKTAPTDQDELISQVRQERRLELVAEGDRIHQVKRIGAKGETSYVKGAPWNCPGMLLQFPKSEIDSNREGFVPNEEGGCN, from the coding sequence ATGAATTTCAAAAGATATATCGTAGCAATGGCTTGTGCAGCAGTAGTGCTGTCGGGTTGTGATGACTACTTGGAATATACCCCAAATGGGAATGAGGTAATAACAGAGGATGCAATAGTGGATGAAGCATCTGTTGAAATGCTACTGAATGGTGCTTATAAAGAATTGGCAAGTGGCAACTTCTATGGAGGAAGAGTCCAGAATATTGCAGAACTGATGGGCGAGAATATCGATGGTTCGTCATTGACAGAAGGAGAGTTGGGTATATATACATTCCAAAGCAACATCTTTGATGACTATAAAAATCAGGTTTATGCTCAGCCATATACAGCAATAAGAAGAGCAAATCTAGTACTTGAGTATATGTCGCTAGTTAGCGAAGGTAAAAAGACCCAGTTCGAAGCGGAAGCGAGGTTCATTAGAGCAATATCACTTTTTGAGGTTTCAAGGTTGTTTGGTAAACCTTATGTTCAGTCCACTGCTGATTCAGATCTATCTGTTCCAATTAGGTTGGACTCTGATCCAAAATTAGCACCAGTTAGAGCAACTGCGACTGAGGTGTATGCTCAGGTAATAGGTGATCTGGAGTTTGCAGAAAGTAACTTACCAGAAGTAGTATCTCGTTTTGAAACGGACCGATATGCAAATAAGTGGTCAGCAAAAGCTTATTTGGCAAGGGTTTATTTCCAAATGAATATGTTTCAAGAGGCATTTGATTATGCCAATGATGTAATCAGCAATAGTGGCAAGTCATTGGATATGAGTGATACCTACTATATGGATCGTTTTACTGCTGAAGCATCAGTAGAAGAACTGTTCGGTCTTGTTAGTATGAGTGCTCAGAACAATAACGGAGGTGAATTAAGTGGGAAATATCGTTCTGATAAAAACCTGCCAGGGTTCAGAATTTCAACTAACCTCTATGACTTGGCTACAGCAGCTGAAACAGATAAGCGCGCAGCATTATACGATGATGTTACTTACCCAGGTTTTATCGTGCTGACTAAGTTCAATGAGAAGGATTATGTGCAAGTGCCACTTGTACATATGACCGAAATGTACCTAACAAGAGCAGAAGCAGCGGCAGAGTTGGGAGGAGATAAATTAGTGAATGCTCAACAAGATCTTCAAGTGATTTTGGACAGAGCTTATGGAGCTGCTGTAAAGACAGCGCCTACTGATCAAGATGAACTAATCAGTCAGGTAAGACAAGAAAGAAGGTTAGAGTTGGTCGCTGAAGGAGATAGAATCCATCAAGTAAAGAGAATTGGAGCAAAAGGTGAAACTTCCTATGTAAAAGGTGCACCATGGAACTGTCCAGGTATGCTGTTGCAATTCCCAAAATCAGAAATTGACTCAAACAGAGAAGGTTTCGTACCAAATGAGGAAGGTGGCTGTAACTAA